Below is a window of Streptomyces qaidamensis DNA.
GAACACTCCTGGCGCTCCTCCGGGCCAGACTGCGCGTCTAGCCGCGGGCAATGCCGACGGCGTCGTTGGTACACCCAAGGGCCGAGCCCCAGCAGGGAGAAGCGGTGGACCGGCCGGAGGCGCCGCAGGCGCGCCGCACGACCGCACGGGAAATCGACGCAACACGAACCGCAGGGATCGTGAGGGTGAGTCCCAACCGGAGACCTCGCGACGCAACACGCCACCAGTGACTGACTGATCAGAGCGAGGATCTACAGAGGCATGACAGGGACCAGCCCACGTGGTGGATTGACGGCGTTCTTCGCAGGACGTGCCGGAGGACGGGTGTCCACCGTGTACGCGGCACTCGGTGCTTTCGCAGTCGCGTCTTCGGGGCTGGCTCCGAGTGCGGCCGCCGCAGACGCCCAGTCGAAGCAGTGGTACTTGAACGCGATGCACGCCGAAGGCATGTGGAAGATCAGCACCGGCAAGGGCGTCAAGGTTGCCGTGCTGGACACCGGTGTGAATCCCGATACACCCTCCCTGAAGGGTCAGGTGCTCGGAGACGAGGTACCGGATGCAGTCTCGTACAACGCTACCGAGGACTATGACGGCCACGGCACCAGCATGGCGGAATTGATTGCCGGGACTGGTGCCGGAGGGGGTATGCAGGGCTTGGCCCCTGGGACGAAGATCATCCCCATTCGGATGCTCGTCAACGGTGTTAAGAACGAGACCGACAAGAAGAAGACCCCCTCCGCGGCGGATGCGATTAAGGCGGCTGCGGACAGCGATGCTCAGATCATCAACATGTCCTACGGCGGTCGCTTCATCGACCCGGACGAGGAGAAGGCCATCAAGTACGCCCATTCCAAGGGCAAGTTGATGTTTGCCAGCACCGGCAACGATGCTGAATCCAAGAACTTCATCGACTACCCTGCGGCCTACCCCTACGTGGTAGGGGTGGCTGCCGCAGATGATAAGGGGAAAGTGGGCGAATTCTCGGAGCACGGCAACTATGTCGATCTGGCAGCTCCTGGTCTCAACGTGCCCACGTGGTGCGACGCCAGATTTCGCTCTTACTGCGACGGACGAGGAACGAGTATGGCCACTGCCATCGCCTCCGCCTCAGCCGCCCTCATCTGGTCCGCCCACCCCAATTGGACCGCCAACCAGGTTCTCCGCTGTCTGATCGACACAGCGAGCCGCGACTGGCCGAAGAATAAGCCGAGCAATTATCTGGGCTACGGCTTGGTCCGCCCCCGCAAGGTGCTGGAGAACAGCGACATCAGCCCCGGGTCGGCCGCAACCGACCCCCTCAGCTTCGAGAACGGAACCGGTGTCACGGGCGTCACCGCCTCCCCCTCCGCTCCCGCATCAAGCTCGTCACAGGCCCCCAAGAACACTTCTGGCGGCCAGACTTCGGCGTCAGGATCGACCTCGGAGTCGTCCGACAACACCACGACGTGGGTCGCTCTCGGAGCCGCAGGGGCGGCCCTGGTGATCGGCGGCGGTGCCTTCGCGGTGATCCGCTCGCGGCGAAAAGCATGACAACTCACGCACGTCAACCGGTCACACACGACCTCTCCGGCGCGATGACGCGCTCGGAAGCGAACCACAGCTCTTACGAAGGGGAGTGCCGAAATGGTCGACCGCAAGCTTAATGAAGGCGACGTACAGAGGCTTCAGACCGAGGTCGTCGATCGATACGACAACATCAGGGGATCGCTCGCGAAGCTGCAGGGCACGATCGACATGATCGAGAAGGCCTGGAGGGGACAGGGCGCCCAGGCGTTCAACACGAAGCAGACGGAAATCAACCAGCACATGGTCGCGATCGGCAAGATGCTCGACGACTTCCTCGAGGGCATCAACCTGAACAAGACCGACAAGCGCAACCTCGAGAACCAGATCGAAGCCGACCTCAAGCAGATCTCGGTAGACGATCTCGGTGGCAAGACTTCGGCGCTCAACAGCTACTGAGGCTGCTGACGAGCCATCGGCGGCAGCGAGCCGCACCGCGGTCCGGGCTGCGCAGTCCGGCTGAAATCTGCATAGAAACGAGGGAAAGATGTCCGGAGCCCACTACGACGAACTTGCCGTCACCTACGGCACCATGGATGCGCTCGCCACCGAGCTCGGCAATCAGGCAAAGAAGCTCGAGGAGGACCTCGAGGCCCTGAAGCAGGCCGTGCTCAACGTGTCCGCGGGCTGGGGCGGCGAAGCGTACGAGGAGTTCCAGAAGAAGTCCAAGCAGTGGGACACACACGCGCGGGGCATCCACCAGGCGCTGGTCAACATCTCACAGCGAGTCAGCACCGCCGGCGGTGACTACCGAGGCGGCGACCTGAAGGGCGCCAGCTACTTCCAGTAGGAGCGCGCAATCGCAGAACCAGGGTGGGCACGCACGGGAGGTGCCCACCCTGTACTGCGTTGATCAGTTGCTCTACTTCCAGTGCTCCAGCAGAGGTTCAATCCAGGCACCGGAGCGACGGTGTTGGTGCGGGGGAATCCCGATCCAAAGTTGAAGTTTCCGATTCCGAGAAGGTGGCTCAGGAGGACAATTAGCGCATTATCTACGAATCAAGCCGCGCTTTTCCGATCTGCTCGATTGTAAGTCCAACGCGGGACTTCCGGCCCGGCTTCAAGATGCCGCCCGAACTGTAGGCCGGAACA
It encodes the following:
- a CDS encoding S8 family serine peptidase, producing the protein MTGTSPRGGLTAFFAGRAGGRVSTVYAALGAFAVASSGLAPSAAAADAQSKQWYLNAMHAEGMWKISTGKGVKVAVLDTGVNPDTPSLKGQVLGDEVPDAVSYNATEDYDGHGTSMAELIAGTGAGGGMQGLAPGTKIIPIRMLVNGVKNETDKKKTPSAADAIKAAADSDAQIINMSYGGRFIDPDEEKAIKYAHSKGKLMFASTGNDAESKNFIDYPAAYPYVVGVAAADDKGKVGEFSEHGNYVDLAAPGLNVPTWCDARFRSYCDGRGTSMATAIASASAALIWSAHPNWTANQVLRCLIDTASRDWPKNKPSNYLGYGLVRPRKVLENSDISPGSAATDPLSFENGTGVTGVTASPSAPASSSSQAPKNTSGGQTSASGSTSESSDNTTTWVALGAAGAALVIGGGAFAVIRSRRKA
- a CDS encoding WXG100 family type VII secretion target produces the protein MVDRKLNEGDVQRLQTEVVDRYDNIRGSLAKLQGTIDMIEKAWRGQGAQAFNTKQTEINQHMVAIGKMLDDFLEGINLNKTDKRNLENQIEADLKQISVDDLGGKTSALNSY
- a CDS encoding WXG100 family type VII secretion target, whose product is MSGAHYDELAVTYGTMDALATELGNQAKKLEEDLEALKQAVLNVSAGWGGEAYEEFQKKSKQWDTHARGIHQALVNISQRVSTAGGDYRGGDLKGASYFQ